The Vibrio tubiashii ATCC 19109 genome has a segment encoding these proteins:
- a CDS encoding DUF2189 domain-containing protein: protein MPRTVNPHDFDDKNKEVKDSEYARTIPCNQVSISAPFHWLALGLHDFVRMPLISAFYGLCFMAAAIGIVLLVQWQGTHLVVMPSLVVYMLIGPFLALGLYDASWEREKGHSASLLHSMKAIGRNSSSQWAFAVLLAVCMIFWMRIAALLHALYPSVQGAPLTEFLPFLVIGSLVGFVLACVVFSISAFSIPLMMERRVDMMTAVFSSFNAVKSNIPAMIVWAALICGGILVGFATYGIGMLFTMPILGYGTWHAYHETIKKKHHP from the coding sequence ATGCCTCGTACGGTGAATCCACACGACTTCGATGACAAGAACAAAGAAGTCAAAGACTCAGAATACGCCCGCACGATTCCGTGTAATCAGGTCAGTATTTCTGCCCCATTCCATTGGCTTGCCCTCGGTCTGCATGACTTTGTCCGTATGCCACTTATCAGCGCCTTTTACGGTTTGTGCTTTATGGCCGCCGCAATAGGTATTGTTTTACTTGTCCAATGGCAGGGCACGCACTTAGTCGTGATGCCAAGTCTCGTTGTCTATATGCTTATTGGTCCTTTCTTAGCGCTTGGTCTTTATGATGCGAGCTGGGAAAGAGAAAAAGGCCATAGTGCAAGCCTACTTCACTCAATGAAAGCGATTGGTCGTAACTCATCTTCTCAATGGGCATTCGCCGTCTTACTGGCGGTATGTATGATCTTCTGGATGAGAATAGCAGCACTTCTACACGCTCTATATCCATCCGTCCAGGGCGCACCGCTAACGGAGTTTCTGCCTTTCTTAGTCATAGGCTCGCTGGTCGGTTTCGTTCTAGCATGTGTCGTATTCAGTATCTCAGCGTTTTCCATTCCATTAATGATGGAACGTCGTGTTGATATGATGACTGCGGTTTTCTCAAGCTTCAATGCAGTGAAATCGAATATTCCAGCCATGATTGTGTGGGCTGCCCTCATTTGTGGCGGTATTCTCGTCGGCTTTGCGACCTACGGAATCGGAATGCTGTTTACCATGCCAATTCTTGGTTATGGTACTTGGCATGCTTATCACGAAACGATCAAGAAAAAGCATCACCCATAA